DNA from Limnohabitans sp.:
GGGCCGCTTCAAGGACCAGATCATGCCGGTCATGCTGAAAAGCAAAAAAGGCGACGTGGCCTACGCCACCGACGAGCATTTTCGCCCCGGTTGCAAGCTCGAAGACATGGCCAAACTCAAGCCCGTCTTCGTCAAGGAAAACGGCACCGTGACCGCGGGCAACGCCTCGGGCATCAACGACGCGGCTGCTGCCCTGGTGCTGATGGAAGCCGGCGCCGCCAAGGCCCGTGGTGCCAAGCCCATGGCCCGCCTGGTGGGCTATGCCCACACAGGTCTGGACCCCAAGATCATGGGGGTGGGTCCGATCTCGGCCACTCATGCCGTGCTCAAAAAGACTGGCCTGACCGTCAATGAACTGGACGTGATCGAGGCCAACGAAGCCTTTGCTGCGCAGGCCTGCGCCGTGACCCGCGAACTGGGCTTGGACCCGGCCAAGGTCAACCCCAACGGTTCGGGCATTTCGCTGGGCCACCCGATTGGTGCCACTGGCGCACTGATCACGGTGAAGGCCCTGTACGAACTGCAACGCGTGAATGGCCGCTACGCACTGGTGACCATGTGCATCGGTGGCGGTCAGGGCATCGCAGCGATTTTTGAACGCATCTGACCCGAGCTGATCGCGCTGCACCGGGTTCGCGCCCCCCCAAAAAACGCTCGCTGCGCCCTGATCGGACGCTTGATGGACAAGGGTCCTGAAGCCGTTCAGACGGCAGCTTGCGGGGCGATCAACTCCGGCTCATCCAAAAAACCGCCAGAACGCAGCGTGATCACCAGCGTATCTCGCCAGCCCCCTGCCGTCTCGGGCTGGATGGGCGTGGTTTCGTGGATCACACGGGCATCGTCAAGCAGCAACAACGACCAAGGTTCGATCAATGTGAAACGCTGACCATGGGGACTGTCCATGTCGAACACGCGGGTTTCGCCCCCCTTGATGCCGTGGCGCCCGATCAGGAAAACCGCCACCCAATTCACGCCGTCGCGGTGCGCCCCTTCCGGGGTGGGGCGGCCAATACCGTCGGTGGTATCGATGCGAAACTGGTGCGCTTCAGCGAACCAGGTCTGCTCACCCTGGGCCGCTGAAGCCACACGGGCCAGCCAAGACAGCAGTTTTTGCCATGCATCTTGTTGCAGCACTGCGCTGTCCATGGGTTCAAACCAGCGCTGCATGCCACCGTGCAAGGCGTTGTAAGAAAGCGGTTGCCAATGGGCTCGGTGGGGTACCTGCTTGACCTGTTGATCGATCAATTCAAAGCTGGCGTGACGGCGGCGACGGTAGCGCCCCCCATCCTTCAAGAACTGATCGGGCGGCAAGGCATTCCAGCTTGCTTGCAG
Protein-coding regions in this window:
- the bktB gene encoding beta-ketothiolase BktB, producing the protein MSREVVVVSGVRTAIGTFGGSLKDIPPTELAALVVRESLARAGVEGKDVGHVVFGHVVNTEPKDMYLSRVAAIHGGCAEGTPAFNVNRLCGSGLQAIVSASQSILLGDCDIAIGGGAENMSRAPYASLATRFGARMGDTKMIDMMIGALHDPFHNIHMGVTAENVAAKYGITRDMQDALALESHNRAERATLEGRFKDQIMPVMLKSKKGDVAYATDEHFRPGCKLEDMAKLKPVFVKENGTVTAGNASGINDAAAALVLMEAGAAKARGAKPMARLVGYAHTGLDPKIMGVGPISATHAVLKKTGLTVNELDVIEANEAFAAQACAVTRELGLDPAKVNPNGSGISLGHPIGATGALITVKALYELQRVNGRYALVTMCIGGGQGIAAIFERI
- a CDS encoding 2OG-Fe dioxygenase family protein, which produces MPQPVLQPPLTAPDRLNATLSEQGFAVLDAASVCAMAGIALGKLQALQASWNALPPDQFLKDGGRYRRRRHASFELIDQQVKQVPHRAHWQPLSYNALHGGMQRWFEPMDSAVLQQDAWQKLLSWLARVASAAQGEQTWFAEAHQFRIDTTDGIGRPTPEGAHRDGVNWVAVFLIGRHGIKGGETRVFDMDSPHGQRFTLIEPWSLLLLDDARVIHETTPIQPETAGGWRDTLVITLRSGGFLDEPELIAPQAAV